The Populus alba chromosome 6, ASM523922v2, whole genome shotgun sequence genomic interval taaaatgatctaaaaaaacaagggtgaaaataaaaaaaaaacaattagagggcaaacaaaaattattaattagaggcttaaattgaattgaaaaatagttttaacaaaaaagaaaaaagaatcaaaagaatgagggtcatattgaaaaaaaaaactttgattgaaagatgaaattaaaagaaaaaaaaactttagaaaaggggcaaaaaaaaaaaacaaatcaaaagaataaggaccaaaatgaaaaaaaaacacatgagaaattgtaattaaaggaataaattgaaaaaaaaaactttaataaaagtaataagaatgaaataagaaataaaaagagtgaagattgaaattgaaaaacaaaaaacaaataaaacaatcatGCACTTTATCTGgcaggaaagagaaaagaaggaaaaaaaaaaacgatcacTAGTGATAATCCGATCACCGTACATCATCATGCATAATAACATGTGGAAAAGGATATAATGACACATCCAAAAAGACAGTGAAAGATCATTTTTGGCTACTAAATGGCGCCAAACACACCATCTAAATATCGCGGACGCCACGCACTCGCTAGCATGTGCCCAACATTCACtaacaacttttttattaaaaaaaaagtaacaggTGAAAATACCAAAAGCTCCCATGACCCTCTAATCACCCAAAAAAactgtttgaaaatataaaaatactcatgaatgcaaactttattttttttctaaggtcaaatttgtattttcaatatacattaataacaaaaaaaaaaaaaaaaaaattcttgcctagcaaaccaatatttttttatccggaataaagaagtatttttaatacttaaaaatttatgaaaagttattatttaacaactctaaattttattgatttttgagggtaaaaacatatttttattataaaaaaaaataaaaatgaattagaCTTAATGATTAACGAGTCAGTTAAAAAATCAAGCACCCTCGTAACTaagattactatttttttccgctcaagaataaaatagtaatttcattATATTAATCCATAGTAATATAAATCCATTAATACAATGAAATGTACACACCCTGTATACTTTGTCAAGTCACCATTAAAGACATCACACCTTTTTAGATGATCACTACATTAACAGCTAGTTCCATTttctagacaaaaaaaaaaaaaagaaaaaaaaagagaaagaaactcCATGGAATCCAATTATAAGGCAGAATTAACTTCGTGAATCCTGCGATTCCTTTGACAAGTCAAGGACGCATCATATGGCTATGGGATGCAGTCAATACAAGAAATAAGAACGAACTTCTGACTTCTGTGTCTTCTGTTGGACGAGCAGGTATGAACAAGTATCTACGATTTTCAAACTTTGTCTAGAAAActactcttgttttttttttttttgatatatatattaaaatcattcaaaaataattcaaaattagtaatttaatatttttatagttaaaaatacttttaaaaacagactgaaatatatttttattatgttcaaGTTTCTAACCTTTATTTTACCTATATAAGTGACTggattcttatttatttatttttatttgagtgaTTTCTGTTACACGAAGCTCTTAAATGCTAGCGGGTGTTTACTAACACGACAAAAAATGGGTTCTTAACTTTTTATTCTGTTTGGGTGACCTTTTATTTTACCtattttaatgattaatttatgatttttttttcattcaagtttCTTTGTCATTCATGAGCTTTTGAGAacgagtttgaaaaaatattttttaaaaatttaaattttttttattttaaattttttattattttgttgtactgatattattaaaatctttgttttttaataatttcaagcAGAATTTATTTGTCATACTCATAGTATTGTGTTGGGATTCTATAAAAActgaatattattttgatgacaatcaaagaaaaaattattagtaaaCTTGTTTGCagataaatcaatcaatttttctGGTTTTATCAAATTCTTAttccataaaaatataaaagcagtGTTTATTTGATTATGTAATTGCATATTCAACCCGGGAGGCCCATGGATGTTTTTCAGGAGCTGGTCTAAGCTAGAGCAGAAAGGATCAACATTATAACAGAAACCTCGAATCCATTAGTAATGGCGGAACCGTACAACATATACGATGCTCTTCAAGACAGAGGTGCTTAATTTCCTTCTTTCTCCTAACTCCTAACCTTGAATTTAATTTCCTGCTATAAAATCCCAAAGTGCCCCAAACCCTAAAGTATTAATGTATTGCTTAGAATCATAAATTTGAGCAATGAGTATGGATTTTTGCAACCTTAATTGAACTAATCAGTGCTAATGTTCTTTTTAGGATACTATCAGCTTGTAAAAGCTCGTGTTTCTTAGTGGGtatttatgttttgttgttagcaattgtttttcttaacaAGACATATGCTTGTGGTTTTGGTCTGTGCTATTTCAGGGTCTGTTTCAAGGCTTTCTTTTCCAGGTTATGTATCAACTGCAGCACCACCATTGGCATCTCATAGTATTCCGGTTTCTACTGAATTTCCGGGTGCTTGTTCGGATTTTCTACAAAGAGATGTAAGAAGTTTACttgatggtgactttgttctgAGAAAGAAATCTTTAttacttaatatttattttcgaTGCTGTAAGTTTATAGTTTTTGGCTGTAGATAAATCCATTGCAGCTGGGATCATATGGTTTGAATGGTTATTCTGGTGTTGGGTTTCGTCCTGAACCTGTTATTGGTGGAGTAATGCCAGGAGCTAGTGGGAAGGGGTATTCCTCTCCTCTAGAAGATCCGAGTTTATTAGCCCAAAGAGGGGATGCTTCAATGCATGCTATTGGTGGAGCAATTCCAGGAGCTACCGGAAAGGGGTACCCATCTCCACTAGAAGATCCAGGTTTATTAAGCCAAAGAGGGGATGCCTCAGTCCGTGTTACTGCAGCGATTCCTGACGTGATAAATGACAGGCCTGGTTCATTGAGAAGTGCAGATGGTCCTCCAGTGCCAAAGGGGGAATCAAACATTCTTTTTGTTGATGGACTCCCTACTGATTGTACCAGAAGAGAAGTAGGCCGTATCCTTATTGGATATTATCCAGGTGCATGTAGCACATTTTTCATGGGAAATATCTATAACATATGAATGTATAACATAATTTCTGGTTTACCTGTTTGCTGTCATCTTTGAGCAACGGTTTCAATTTTGCTCCAGAGGAAGGACAGCTGCTGGCTAATGTTATGCAGAAGTAGCAGGAAATGTGTCTGCAAATCTATTGGTTACACTGCTATGTTATGTGATTTCATTGTTTTGTCCTTGATTTATATTCAAAGATCTCTTTCGTCCATTTATTGGCTACAAAGAAATCAGAGTTGTTCACAAGGAGGCCAGGAAAGTTATCTTGTTGCTGCAATACTTGCGTGTTAAAGATTTATCATTGCCGAGCTTAAAGTAGGAGCTGTCTTGTGTGGTGCCATGTTCCTTTAATCTCAGTTTCAATGTATTTAAAGTTCACAAACAGAAAGATGCTTACAAATTTCCATCAGTGTTGGAGACTGGTATAATCAAGCAATTTAGTTTATACCTTTCATGCTGGTGGTCCTGACTAGGAAGCATTTAGTCCATTGCCTTATATAATGTTATTGCCTTTGAATGGCTTATCCTTTTCTTTGGTTTATGTTTCTATATTTGGTGATCTTTTTTCTACTTTAAGTAAATTGCAGAGTGGAGATAGGGTTACTGTCTTGTGCTTTGTGGAATTCACTGATGCAAATTGTGCTGCTACTGCCATGGAAGCTCTTCAAGGTAAAGTGCACAAAGAATAAACATTACTTTTATCAGTTTACTTTATGATTcggttttcaattgaaaaacatttatcaCATTAAAGCAACCTTTTATACAAATTTATGTCATGTATCGTTTAACATAATACTTTATCGCAATAAACTTATTGGAAACTATGAAAAGCATGAAATGTTTAACCAATTAAAAGTTAAGCAGGGAAACTTTCATTTAATCAGGCAGTGTAATGTGGATGTTCCCGCAGGTTAGAAGTTTGATGATATGAAACCTGACTCTCCTACCTTGAAAATCCAATTTGCTCGCTTTCCTTTCCGACCTCCATCTGATCGTGATGGGAAACGGATTGGGACCCACGCTAGCTGTTAGCTCATGGCTGGAATGAAGTTAAACTATTGCTTTGGATTTGTTATGGTTCAGAGAGACACGCCTCTGCATTCTGCTAGCACTGCCAATTCACTTCTATAGATCAGAGGAGTCTAGGAAACGGCTTGTTTCTCACATTGGCGTTGCGGGTCGTTTACATGTTATTTATGTTTGAAGCCCCACCCTTGTGATGATAtggaaatatttttgtatatttttgcgCAACGAGTTTCTTGACTGATACAATTATTTGACGTAAAAGTCATTTCAAGTGTAATACTATAATCTGATGTTCTAATTATGAAGGGCAAGCTGCCTTCTTGATCCAAGGATTTAACCATGAAAATTATAATCTTGATTACATTTTACATTATTTTGGTGATCTGTGGTCAGATGTTCTGCGAAGCAATGGTAATCAAGCAAACCTCAACCTCTTGCTGTCCAGTTGGAGTAAGTTCAAGCTAGAGTTAGTCTAACGCTAACCACTCACTGGGAATACGCTATCTGAAAATCCTCTTGGTTTTGACCTGATTTACCCTACCCCACGGGCCATGTTCAATGCTGGCATGAGCCCATTgcattattattaacaattaacaaaacaaaaactcataGGCAGGGTGATTTTACTGGGGGAACGTTGTGCGCGCACACTGTAATCACTGTGGAGTGGAATACAGCAGTATTCCTTTGATTCTCTTCTAGGCGTTTCTGTGTGTGTTGGTTGGGGTGGCTTAGGGTGTTTGGTTTTGGCTTGGGTTCTGCTGTTGCTGTCCATTGGAGTGGTTTCCTGGCTTGTGGATGTGGATGTGGCGCGCCTGGGAGATTACTTTCACTGGTTTTTTGTTTTCGAGTGTCATGTATTTCATGTTTTAGCCACTCCTGTCGTTCGGCCtcctgatttatttttgttttagccAGCGTTTTCATATTTCTGCCCCAGGACTTTATTGTGCACGTTAAATTTGGctatataaactattttttttttttttttttaacgtgggtgtccgggccagctttgTTGGTATGGGTTTTGATTATGTTGTTTGCGTTTTCTGGTCACCTTTTCTCTACTTTGTGCCTCTAATCATTCTCATCTTTTCATCTATTTGCTGGACTGTGCAGGCTTTTCTGGGGTTCTTGGTTTGTTTCTGTGGTGTCTCATGTCTGTGAGAGAGTTCTCCAGCTGTGGTTTGCTCTCAGCTTGATTGATTTCTTCACcaggtttgttttctttctttctttggttGCCATCTTAGTGTTTGCTTTTTCCCCTCTTTGAATCGCTTGTAATCTTGCTGAAATGCTAAATTGCTAAACTGTGTAAAATGGAGGTACAAAACAGATTACCAGAACTGCTAAACTGCAGGGAAGAAAAGCCTGCTCTCTTTGAGTTGGAATTAACAAAAGGCTCACTGGATATGTGTGCGCTGAATCAGTGTGTTCTGGATTCTATATTCTGCGCAACAATCAAAGCTGCCAGGTCATGTGAAATATAGTGCTGTGTGCATTCAAATATAAAGCTGATTCTTTAGCAAAGTTAAGACCACCAAAGATTAAGGAACTAATCTTTTTATGTTTAGGCTTTACATTAACTATGTGATGTTGAAATTTGTGGTTCGGTGGAAGATGCTTATTTTCTATGGAATATTTTAATGGATCAGGTCTTTTTATAGTTGTTCTTTTTAATCTGTTTAAGTTTGGATCGAGCAATTGATGATTCGCATGCATCCATCCATGATGAAAAAACTATAGTTTATCCTTTTTCCCTTCTCCTTTTGCAGATGTTGCTTTCCTTTTATCCCTTTTTCCCATTTGGAATGAACAAAAGTGCTATTGATTAGTTACAGCAAGCAATCATAacctattcttttgatttccattcaaagaaataaaataaaaaagtgtagAGGAGTATGGTGAAGCTGGTCTGCAGAAGTTTGGCAGTAACATCACAGTAGAGGATATAACGAACATGCTGTGTTTTTTTAGGCTGAGTTGGTTCAGTGGTCAATGGTTTTGCACCTGGTTTTGTGGCTTGCATGGATGCAAGTCCAGTAATTCTGGAAtccaattttcttttccttttattataagaaccagttttttttcttatttcagtATCTCTGCTCTTGAACACCCATCAGCCCATTTCTTTGCTCACTGTGCTTCATTATCAGACATCAGCTTCAATGACATAATAACATTTAAACAGTGGCATACACTTTTTAATTGGGTGCAGGATCAGCTTCTTAGTCATTTAAATCTCTAACTAACAATTTAACAATCTACGTTTTCAGCAATTGCTGCTGTTTTCCATCTGTGCTTGGGAGCCTTCAGATCAGTGGTAAATCAATGTGGCATTGTCGTCACAAACGTTTTCCACCggttttatatttgatcttcgTTGCTTTGTTTTCCCTTGACAATTCTTCTCCGAAAACAAACTCGGTTAACAAGTGAAAAGACTGCTCGCAGCAACTTGCCTAGTAGCTGTTCTAATAATTGTGATCATTCCATTAGGGTAAACTATAGCAATATTCTAGTTTGAGCTGCAAATGAAtgaaatctttcaattacaaggaCCTTGtttgatagagagagagaaccatGAGTGGTATGGCATGAAAAGCTCCTGTGAactaaaatacttaaaatttaaaaagttactaGTCACAAGTTGACTTGAACCAGAGAAGGGTGAGCATTTCTAAACTAGTAATTACAATattcattcattaaaaaaaaggtaaactTGTATACCTCAGTTCATTGCTATTCTTGCAACCT includes:
- the LOC118030760 gene encoding uncharacterized protein isoform X4 gives rise to the protein MAEPYNIYDALQDRGSVSRLSFPGYVSTAAPPLASHSIPVSTEFPGACSDFLQRDINPLQLGSYGLNGYSGVGFRPEPVIGGVMPGASGKGYSSPLEDPSLLAQRGDASMHAIGGAIPGATGKGYPSPLEDPGLLSQRGDASVRVTAAIPDVINDRPGSLRSADGPPVPKGESNILFVDGLPTDCTRREVGHLFRPFIGYKEIRVVHKEARKSGDRVTVLCFVEFTDANCAATAMEALQG
- the LOC118030760 gene encoding uncharacterized protein isoform X3 is translated as MAEPYNIYDALQDRGSVSRLSFPGYVSTAAPPLASHSIPVSTEFPGACSDFLQRDINPLQLGSYGLNGYSGVGFRPEPVIGGVMPGASGKGYSSPLEDPSLLAQRGDASMHAIGGAIPGATGKGYPSPLEDPGLLSQRGDASVRVTAAIPDVINDRPGSLRSADGPPVPKGESNILFVDGLPTDCTRREVGHLFRPFIGYKEIRVVHKEARVEIGLLSCALWNSLMQIVLLLPWKLFKVRSLMI
- the LOC118030760 gene encoding uncharacterized protein isoform X2, yielding MAEPYNIYDALQDRGSVSRLSFPGYVSTAAPPLASHSIPVSTEFPGACSDFLQRDLGSYGLNGYSGVGFRPEPVIGGVMPGASGKGYSSPLEDPSLLAQRGDASMHAIGGAIPGATGKGYPSPLEDPGLLSQRGDASVRVTAAIPDVINDRPGSLRSADGPPVPKGESNILFVDGLPTDCTRREVGHLFRPFIGYKEIRVVHKEARKSGDRVTVLCFVEFTDANCAATAMEALQGFSGVLGLFLWCLMSVREFSSCGLLSA
- the LOC118030760 gene encoding uncharacterized protein isoform X1; protein product: MAEPYNIYDALQDRGSVSRLSFPGYVSTAAPPLASHSIPVSTEFPGACSDFLQRDINPLQLGSYGLNGYSGVGFRPEPVIGGVMPGASGKGYSSPLEDPSLLAQRGDASMHAIGGAIPGATGKGYPSPLEDPGLLSQRGDASVRVTAAIPDVINDRPGSLRSADGPPVPKGESNILFVDGLPTDCTRREVGHLFRPFIGYKEIRVVHKEARKSGDRVTVLCFVEFTDANCAATAMEALQGFSGVLGLFLWCLMSVREFSSCGLLSA
- the LOC118030760 gene encoding uncharacterized protein isoform X5; the protein is MAEPYNIYDALQDRGSVSRLSFPGYVSTAAPPLASHSIPVSTEFPGACSDFLQRDINPLQLGSYGLNGYSGVGFRPEPVIGGVMPGASGKGYSSPLEDPSLLAQRGDASMHAIGGAIPGATGKGYPSPLEDPGLLSQRGDASVRVTAAIPDVINDRPGSLRSADGPPVPKGESNILFVDGLPTDCTRREVGHLFRPFIGYKEIRVVHKEARKVILLLQYLRVKDLSLPSLK